One window from the genome of Nitrosospira multiformis encodes:
- a CDS encoding energy transducer TonB, which produces MIFHAIVLFGITFKLPYPEIDKTAMPLEVVLVNSQFASKSRNADTLARANLEGGGATDSNRRAKTHLPSSPEHQHAATEETDQPEQETKQMMTAVESGQDVYQTTPPSNQTEQNSLGINGSDLVQRSIEIARLGAQTARDGEAYQHRPKRRFIGARTQEYRFARYVEDWRLKVERIGNMNYPEAARREKVYGDLQLTVGIRSDGSLESLEINRSSGKKVLDEAALRIVNLAGQNGFAPFPPDISRDTDVLHITRTWAFTRSDELTSQ; this is translated from the coding sequence GTGATTTTTCACGCGATTGTTTTGTTCGGGATTACCTTCAAACTCCCCTATCCAGAAATCGACAAGACCGCTATGCCGCTGGAAGTCGTGCTGGTCAACAGTCAATTCGCATCGAAGTCGCGCAATGCGGATACGCTGGCGCGAGCTAACCTGGAGGGTGGGGGAGCCACTGACAGCAATCGCCGGGCCAAGACGCATCTTCCATCGTCGCCAGAACATCAGCACGCGGCTACTGAAGAAACGGATCAGCCTGAACAGGAAACAAAGCAAATGATGACCGCGGTCGAGAGCGGTCAGGACGTTTATCAAACAACTCCCCCTTCGAATCAGACCGAACAAAACAGCCTCGGTATTAACGGTAGCGACCTGGTTCAACGTAGTATCGAGATCGCTCGCCTGGGGGCTCAGACCGCACGGGATGGTGAAGCTTATCAGCATCGTCCAAAACGCAGATTTATCGGTGCTCGTACGCAGGAATACCGCTTTGCCCGCTATGTGGAAGATTGGCGTCTCAAAGTGGAGCGGATCGGCAACATGAATTATCCTGAAGCGGCGAGGCGGGAAAAAGTCTATGGAGACCTGCAACTCACCGTTGGTATCAGGTCTGACGGCAGTCTCGAGTCGCTTGAAATAAATCGCTCGTCAGGGAAGAAAGTTCTGGATGAAGCGGCGTTACGCATTGTTAATCTGGCGGGACAAAATGGATTTGCCCCCTTTCCGCCGGACATCAGCCGAGATACTGATGTCCTGCATATTACCCGTACTTGGGCGTTTACCCGTTCGGATGAACTGACAAGCCAATAA
- the mtgA gene encoding monofunctional biosynthetic peptidoglycan transglycosylase, producing the protein MQKFIKRWLWRFFLLLIAAVLAYQLWILGHVVYWNFYNPSTSAFMQDRLHDLRNKDSTMALRTQWMPYERISPHLKRAIIAAEDGKFLEHEGFDFEAIQKAYEKNLKKGKLVAGGSTISQQLAKNLFLSGEKTPWRKIQEAIITLMLERVMSKRRILEIYLNIIEWGNGVFGAEAAIRYYYGVSATSVTAEQAARLAAMVPDPRFYDRNRNTPWLLRKTDIILSRMASTQIP; encoded by the coding sequence ATGCAGAAATTTATTAAGCGTTGGTTATGGCGTTTCTTCCTGTTATTAATCGCCGCGGTACTTGCCTATCAGCTATGGATTCTCGGCCATGTTGTCTATTGGAACTTCTACAATCCTTCCACCAGTGCATTCATGCAGGATCGGTTGCATGATTTACGAAATAAAGACTCCACAATGGCGTTACGCACCCAGTGGATGCCTTACGAGCGGATTTCACCTCATCTCAAGCGTGCGATCATAGCCGCTGAGGATGGCAAGTTCCTGGAACATGAGGGTTTCGATTTCGAAGCTATTCAGAAGGCATACGAGAAAAACCTGAAAAAGGGCAAGCTGGTTGCGGGCGGCTCTACTATCAGCCAGCAGCTTGCGAAGAACCTGTTTCTTTCCGGCGAGAAAACGCCGTGGCGCAAAATCCAGGAAGCCATCATCACGCTGATGCTGGAAAGGGTGATGTCCAAACGGCGCATCCTGGAGATCTATTTGAATATCATTGAATGGGGAAATGGAGTATTCGGCGCCGAGGCCGCTATTCGCTACTATTACGGTGTTTCCGCTACTTCTGTCACCGCGGAACAAGCCGCCCGTCTCGCCGCCATGGTTCCTGATCCGAGATTCTACGATCGTAATCGCAATACGCCGTGGTTATTGAGAAAAACTGATATTATCCTTAGCCGTATGGCATCTACGCAAATTCCCTGA
- a CDS encoding ribonuclease catalytic domain-containing protein, protein MNVFYEEEGIFKVGTILADNTTSLQVEAPHGKRAKIKAASVLLRFDAPSPSELMDIAQKMAEDLDPNFLWECCESEAEFASDALATDYFGHIASSEEAAAVLIRLHSAPMYFYKKGRGRYKAAPSKALEAALASQERKRLQAEQQARYVQLLGAFALPEEFRPSLFNLLYRPDKNTVEWKALDAVCTSAKLSVPGLLEKCGAIPSTHDYHVNRFLLEHFPEGTDFGALDARGELHDAVDLPLADVTAFSIDDATTTEIDDAFSVTPLTLGSFRIGIHIAVPTLGIAPGSLLDVAAAQRLSTVYLPGSKITMLPEVVIHHYTLGEERLCPAVSMYIDVADDFTVIATTSRIERVKVAANLRHDVLEERFNEHTLATGSLDHPFGKALLALWKFACKMEAVRGKTNDSNNEKIDYSFHVEDDRITISERRRGSPIDKVVSELMIYVNTEWGKQLADSGIAGIYRSQGGGKVRMGTSPAPHQGLGVSQYAWISSPMRRYVDFINQRQLVALLRKETPPYTRDSDSLRISMRDFEAAYEVYGDFQRRMERYWCLRWLLQENINTTGAQVIKENLVKLDHLPLVARITSLPELSPETAVEVEISQIDLLELTFHAKFLRKLDA, encoded by the coding sequence ATGAATGTTTTTTACGAAGAGGAAGGTATCTTCAAAGTAGGCACAATCCTTGCCGACAATACGACGTCTCTTCAAGTGGAGGCGCCTCACGGTAAGCGTGCAAAAATAAAGGCGGCTTCGGTACTGCTGCGGTTTGACGCACCATCGCCGTCCGAATTGATGGATATCGCCCAGAAAATGGCGGAGGATCTCGATCCGAATTTTCTCTGGGAGTGCTGCGAAAGTGAGGCCGAGTTCGCCAGCGATGCATTGGCTACGGATTATTTCGGTCACATAGCCAGTTCTGAGGAAGCAGCCGCGGTGCTGATCCGGTTGCACAGCGCGCCGATGTATTTTTACAAAAAAGGACGGGGGCGCTATAAAGCTGCGCCATCGAAAGCACTGGAGGCGGCGCTTGCCAGTCAAGAAAGAAAGCGCCTGCAGGCGGAACAGCAAGCTCGCTATGTGCAATTGCTGGGCGCGTTTGCCCTGCCGGAAGAATTCCGGCCATCGCTGTTCAATTTGCTCTACCGGCCCGACAAGAATACCGTGGAATGGAAGGCGCTTGATGCCGTTTGCACGTCGGCCAAGCTAAGTGTCCCCGGGTTGCTCGAAAAATGTGGTGCGATACCGTCTACCCATGACTACCATGTCAACCGGTTCCTGCTAGAGCATTTTCCCGAAGGAACAGATTTCGGTGCGCTTGACGCGCGCGGCGAATTGCATGACGCGGTAGATTTGCCCTTGGCGGATGTGACTGCCTTCAGTATAGATGATGCCACCACAACTGAGATCGATGATGCCTTTTCGGTCACGCCGCTGACTCTGGGCAGCTTTCGCATCGGTATCCACATTGCCGTTCCCACGTTGGGAATCGCACCCGGTTCGCTCCTGGATGTTGCAGCGGCACAGCGTCTTTCAACCGTGTATCTTCCGGGCAGCAAAATAACCATGCTGCCGGAAGTAGTGATACACCACTATACATTGGGCGAAGAACGGTTATGCCCGGCGGTTTCAATGTATATCGATGTGGCGGACGATTTCACCGTTATTGCCACAACCAGCCGCATCGAACGAGTAAAGGTTGCCGCCAATCTCAGGCACGACGTGTTGGAGGAGCGTTTTAACGAACACACTCTGGCGACGGGAAGTCTCGATCATCCTTTTGGCAAGGCACTGCTGGCGCTATGGAAATTTGCCTGCAAGATGGAAGCGGTTCGCGGCAAGACCAACGACAGCAATAATGAGAAGATCGATTACAGCTTTCACGTTGAAGATGATCGTATCACTATCAGCGAGCGCCGGCGAGGTTCGCCGATCGATAAGGTGGTATCGGAATTGATGATTTATGTGAATACTGAGTGGGGCAAGCAACTGGCCGATAGCGGTATCGCCGGCATCTATCGCAGCCAGGGTGGCGGTAAGGTCCGGATGGGCACTTCTCCCGCGCCGCACCAGGGTTTGGGTGTTTCCCAGTATGCCTGGATCAGCTCACCGATGCGCCGCTATGTGGATTTCATCAATCAGCGGCAATTGGTCGCGCTGCTGCGAAAGGAAACGCCACCTTATACCCGGGACAGTGATAGTCTGCGGATATCCATGCGGGATTTCGAAGCGGCTTATGAAGTCTATGGAGATTTTCAACGAAGAATGGAGCGCTACTGGTGTTTGCGCTGGCTGTTACAGGAGAATATCAATACGACGGGAGCGCAGGTAATTAAGGAGAATCTGGTGAAACTGGATCACCTCCCTTTGGTCGCGCGAATAACCTCCTTACCGGAATTGTCGCCAGAAACGGCTGTTGAAGTGGAGATTTCTCAGATTGATTTGCTGGAACTCACTTTTCACGCAAAATTCCTGCGCAAATTGGATGCATAG
- a CDS encoding di-heme-cytochrome C peroxidase, with protein sequence MNQFSIALEKRRNSSIPVLILLTALLPACAALDADPDRGATIVKQDVFGDSFTAIKYLDQGWTPTDSLWFYTITQGSDMMPYDFFLALEQVDKAEPFRSNENMNRYRYLPQKVTSSNPDGLPVGFVKDDYKGKEYLGLTCSACHTGQINYKGKGIRIDGGPASADMETFMADIVRALIATLKNEEVRNRFVKNVLARGNYKTEAEVLADLKKYRERLASYITINYSSLHYGYARLDAFGRIYNRVLEHVINVKELQELLRDPRIMGSHAMTEEQIRSITNGAGDVLSGAERDSIVENIVTTLNENNGWEALGRLRKKLFNPPDAPVSYPFLWDTPQHDYVQWNGLTENAGLKAIARNTGEAIGVFGTLDWTENKGFSISAFINGQGLYGRHISYYSSVNVQNLRLIEARLLSLQSPLWPEDILPPIDETRLANGRSLFNKHCVSCHARIQRDDPDRRVVAHMSRASDVGTDPQMAENSVSYQGFSGILRNQYVGMSVGDVLLDRRAPVAALLTRATIGVVATPDQDKWFLRRWIDWISNLAAGFRHNEIKPSIKHGDYDPDTTANPVASLKSYKARPLNGIWATAPYLHNGSVPTLYDLLLPKRRPGDPQDGEYRPDEFEVGAREFDPVKVGLKSSGYGGFMFKTNIRGNNNAGHDYGVRRTVDESDGPVDQKIKDQCMDETIKDELVDKSIRDKCLYPMSKEQRLDLLEYLKTL encoded by the coding sequence GTGAACCAATTTTCAATCGCGTTGGAAAAGCGACGTAACTCTTCCATTCCTGTCTTGATTCTTTTGACCGCGCTCTTGCCTGCCTGCGCGGCTCTTGACGCCGATCCCGACAGGGGTGCAACGATAGTCAAGCAGGATGTTTTTGGCGACAGCTTTACGGCGATAAAGTACCTTGATCAAGGATGGACGCCCACCGACAGTCTCTGGTTTTACACCATCACGCAGGGATCCGACATGATGCCCTACGATTTTTTCCTGGCGCTGGAGCAGGTGGATAAAGCCGAGCCGTTCCGCTCTAACGAGAACATGAATCGATATCGTTATCTGCCGCAGAAGGTGACTTCCAGTAATCCGGATGGACTGCCGGTTGGATTTGTCAAGGATGATTATAAGGGTAAAGAATATCTCGGTTTGACTTGCTCCGCCTGCCATACCGGACAAATAAACTATAAGGGCAAGGGGATACGGATCGATGGCGGTCCGGCAAGCGCAGATATGGAAACCTTCATGGCGGATATTGTCCGCGCCTTGATAGCAACCCTCAAAAACGAGGAGGTTCGAAACCGGTTTGTGAAAAATGTATTAGCCCGCGGCAATTACAAGACGGAGGCCGAGGTCCTCGCAGACCTCAAGAAATATCGCGAACGTCTCGCCAGTTACATTACGATCAACTACAGCAGCCTCCATTACGGCTACGCGAGGCTGGATGCGTTCGGACGCATTTACAACAGGGTTCTGGAACATGTCATCAACGTCAAAGAGCTCCAGGAACTATTGCGCGACCCCAGGATAATGGGAAGCCACGCGATGACAGAGGAACAGATAAGATCGATAACAAATGGGGCGGGTGATGTCCTGAGTGGCGCTGAACGAGACAGTATCGTCGAAAATATTGTGACGACTCTAAACGAGAATAATGGCTGGGAAGCACTCGGGCGTTTACGGAAGAAGCTGTTTAACCCCCCTGACGCACCGGTAAGCTACCCATTCCTATGGGACACACCTCAACATGACTATGTTCAATGGAACGGCCTCACGGAAAATGCCGGGCTTAAGGCGATTGCACGCAATACGGGGGAAGCGATAGGCGTATTCGGTACACTTGACTGGACGGAAAATAAAGGATTTTCGATATCCGCCTTCATTAATGGGCAGGGTTTGTATGGTCGTCATATCAGCTATTATTCTTCCGTTAATGTTCAAAATCTGCGCCTTATCGAAGCGCGTCTGTTGAGTCTTCAATCTCCGCTATGGCCGGAGGATATCCTTCCGCCCATCGACGAGACCCGCCTTGCGAATGGGCGGTCCTTGTTCAATAAGCATTGCGTGAGCTGCCATGCAAGAATCCAGCGCGACGATCCTGATCGCCGCGTCGTGGCGCATATGTCGAGGGCGAGCGATGTGGGTACGGACCCCCAGATGGCCGAAAATAGCGTAAGTTACCAAGGCTTCTCCGGCATTCTGCGGAATCAGTATGTTGGCATGAGTGTGGGCGATGTCTTGCTGGATCGGCGGGCTCCGGTTGCGGCCTTGCTGACCCGGGCGACTATTGGGGTTGTCGCCACCCCCGATCAGGACAAATGGTTTCTACGCCGCTGGATCGACTGGATCTCCAATTTAGCAGCAGGGTTCCGCCATAACGAGATCAAGCCATCGATCAAGCACGGTGATTACGATCCAGACACCACGGCCAATCCAGTCGCATCTTTAAAATCTTATAAGGCGAGGCCACTGAATGGCATCTGGGCAACCGCACCTTACCTGCATAATGGCTCCGTACCAACGCTTTATGATTTATTACTGCCAAAAAGACGTCCGGGAGATCCGCAAGACGGTGAATATCGGCCTGACGAGTTTGAGGTCGGTGCACGTGAATTCGACCCTGTGAAGGTAGGCTTAAAAAGCAGCGGATATGGGGGCTTCATGTTCAAGACCAATATCCGCGGCAATAATAACGCCGGGCACGACTACGGCGTCAGACGTACCGTAGACGAGTCTGATGGGCCTGTGGATCAGAAGATCAAGGATCAATGCATGGATGAGACAATTAAAGACGAACTTGTGGATAAATCCATCAGGGATAAATGCCTGTACCCCATGTCGAAAGAACAACGTCTTGATTTGCTCGAATACCTGAAAACACTATGA
- a CDS encoding PEP-CTERM sorting domain-containing protein (PEP-CTERM proteins occur, often in large numbers, in the proteomes of bacteria that also encode an exosortase, a predicted intramembrane cysteine proteinase. The presence of a PEP-CTERM domain at a protein's C-terminus predicts cleavage within the sorting domain, followed by covalent anchoring to some some component of the (usually Gram-negative) cell surface. Many PEP-CTERM proteins exhibit an unusual sequence composition that includes large numbers of potential glycosylation sites. Expression of one such protein has been shown restore the ability of a bacterium to form floc, a type of biofilm.) produces MRINYSILALVICLNISFSGLVRANPIFQFSGDYTGQINGVPIIATATGQTDVTGNTLSHVQVDFTSIPSNISPFALGNSWTTSNSALGVHTSGGALNLFDLSGGNYDAGRVAMWPSLPGDQISVTTHMSTIGNMLNYTADVNGTYNGPTDLVFVTDYHWIWTQLDPTSIEVSTTASLVRANGSSFVVDLHTLYTGLSVQMPTQQQEGRVIFSNMSFSNNIMSYDWQGTLVPVSEPPTLALLSLAALIGLVFRRQRRP; encoded by the coding sequence ATGAGAATAAATTATTCTATATTGGCATTAGTTATCTGTTTGAATATTTCATTCAGTGGCTTGGTCCGAGCCAATCCCATATTTCAATTCTCGGGCGACTATACAGGACAGATTAATGGTGTACCAATTATCGCAACCGCGACCGGCCAGACGGATGTAACAGGTAATACTCTTAGTCATGTTCAAGTTGATTTTACGTCGATTCCTAGCAATATCAGCCCATTCGCACTTGGAAATTCCTGGACGACCTCAAACAGCGCATTAGGTGTTCACACGTCTGGGGGTGCCCTAAACCTCTTCGATCTAAGTGGAGGAAATTACGATGCAGGTCGAGTAGCGATGTGGCCTTCGCTGCCGGGCGACCAAATTAGTGTAACGACTCATATGTCGACGATAGGCAACATGTTGAATTATACGGCCGATGTCAATGGTACATACAATGGTCCAACCGACCTTGTATTCGTAACTGACTACCACTGGATTTGGACACAGCTTGATCCTACAAGCATCGAAGTTTCTACTACGGCGTCGCTAGTACGCGCGAATGGATCATCTTTTGTGGTAGATCTACACACGCTATACACCGGGTTATCGGTTCAAATGCCGACTCAGCAGCAGGAAGGCAGAGTTATTTTCAGTAACATGTCGTTCAGCAACAATATTATGTCTTACGATTGGCAGGGAACTTTGGTTCCGGTTTCAGAACCGCCCACCCTTGCCCTTTTGAGTCTTGCAGCTTTAATTGGGCTAGTATTTAGACGCCAACGTAGGCCATAA
- the lptM gene encoding LPS translocon maturation chaperone LptM has translation MHKFCTAALLVLLLNACGLKGPLYLPQEQPPQPSQQSQGEVKKK, from the coding sequence ATGCATAAATTCTGTACCGCTGCTCTGCTGGTTTTGCTGCTCAATGCCTGCGGCCTGAAGGGACCCCTCTATCTTCCACAAGAACAACCTCCACAGCCATCGCAACAATCTCAGGGCGAAGTGAAAAAGAAGTGA
- the mgtE gene encoding magnesium transporter, producing MTKANTLRETEDLQENLRRLTHLLHKHKLVEGLVHTQQMPRQELVEALVHKQNLAELQNLLDRLHPADVAYILEAMPLGDRLMIWELVKAERDGEILLEVSDAVRETLIATMDSDEMLAATGQLDADEIADLAPDLPRDVMEDVFRSLPMEEREQLRAAMSYPEDAVGALMDFDVVTIREDVTLEVVLRYLRRLDELPDHTDQLFVVDRNEHLKGVLPVNRLLVSDPDATVGSVMAKEMVKLHPKDNAHQAAQAFERYDLVSTSVVNAQDKLVGRVTVDAVMDFIRAQAESEALNVAGLREEEDLFAPVWKSVKNRWTWLAVNLITAFIASRVIGVFEDSIEKLVALAALMPIIAGIGGNSGNQTITMIVRALALGQLHPGNARKLFAKEISVSAVNGLVWGSVVGLFAFFIYGNASLGVVMTLAMMLNLLLAASLGVVIPLTLTKLGRDPAAGSSVMITAVTDSGGFFIFLGLATLFLI from the coding sequence ATGACTAAAGCAAATACCCTTAGGGAGACCGAAGATCTGCAAGAGAACTTGCGGCGCCTGACGCATCTATTGCACAAACACAAGCTGGTAGAAGGTCTGGTGCATACACAGCAAATGCCGCGCCAGGAACTGGTCGAAGCCTTGGTGCATAAGCAGAATCTGGCGGAACTGCAAAACCTGCTCGACAGGCTTCACCCCGCGGACGTTGCTTATATCCTTGAAGCCATGCCCCTCGGAGATCGTCTTATGATCTGGGAGCTGGTCAAGGCGGAGCGCGATGGCGAGATTCTTCTGGAAGTTTCGGACGCGGTTCGCGAAACACTCATCGCCACGATGGACAGCGATGAAATGCTGGCGGCGACGGGACAGCTCGATGCCGACGAGATCGCTGATCTCGCACCTGATTTGCCGCGTGATGTTATGGAGGATGTATTCCGGTCGCTGCCGATGGAGGAGCGCGAGCAGTTACGCGCCGCCATGTCTTATCCGGAGGATGCGGTGGGCGCGCTGATGGATTTCGACGTGGTGACTATCCGCGAGGACGTGACGCTGGAAGTCGTGCTGCGTTATCTGCGCCGTTTGGATGAGCTGCCTGACCATACCGACCAATTGTTCGTGGTGGACCGGAATGAGCATCTCAAAGGCGTGCTCCCGGTGAACCGGCTCCTGGTAAGTGATCCCGATGCCACAGTGGGATCGGTGATGGCCAAAGAAATGGTGAAGCTTCACCCCAAAGATAATGCACACCAGGCAGCGCAGGCATTCGAGCGCTATGATCTCGTTTCTACTTCGGTGGTCAACGCCCAAGACAAACTGGTAGGACGCGTTACCGTTGATGCGGTGATGGATTTTATCCGCGCGCAGGCGGAAAGCGAAGCGCTGAATGTGGCGGGTTTGCGGGAAGAAGAGGATTTGTTCGCACCTGTATGGAAAAGCGTGAAGAACCGCTGGACCTGGCTGGCTGTCAATCTGATTACCGCATTTATTGCATCACGCGTGATTGGCGTGTTTGAAGATTCAATCGAGAAACTGGTGGCACTGGCGGCACTCATGCCGATTATTGCCGGTATCGGCGGCAATTCCGGCAATCAGACAATTACAATGATCGTGCGCGCCCTCGCTTTGGGCCAACTCCATCCAGGCAATGCACGTAAACTGTTTGCCAAGGAGATTAGTGTGAGCGCGGTGAACGGTCTGGTATGGGGGAGTGTGGTCGGATTATTTGCTTTTTTCATTTACGGCAATGCCTCACTTGGGGTGGTGATGACACTGGCGATGATGTTGAACTTGCTGCTGGCGGCTTCATTGGGGGTAGTGATTCCGCTGACCCTGACTAAACTTGGCCGTGACCCGGCAGCGGGCTCCAGCGTGATGATTACCGCCGTCACCGATAGCGGGGGTTTTTTTATTTTCCTGGGACTCGCAACTCTTTTTCTGATATAG
- the aroE gene encoding shikimate dehydrogenase — MTDFYAVIGNPVAHSKSPWIHAEFSRQTGQDMQYEAILAPVNAFPATVAVFRERGGKGMNVTVPFKLEACKLAGRLTERADAAQAVNTLVFNADGTLGANTDGAGLVRDIMVNLGFSLTGKRVLLMGAGGAARGVVLPLLEHDPSILAIVNRTQQKAHALQQQFSCYGTIVSGDYADILGEKFDLVINATSASLKGELPPLSPGIFAAESLAYDMMYGDGYTPFLQFAKQQGASRLADGIGMLVEQAAESFFLWRGVRPETGPIIKMLKLHT; from the coding sequence ATGACCGATTTCTATGCCGTCATCGGCAACCCCGTCGCTCACAGCAAATCACCGTGGATCCATGCCGAGTTTTCCCGGCAGACGGGCCAGGATATGCAATATGAAGCGATACTTGCGCCGGTAAATGCTTTTCCTGCAACGGTGGCGGTTTTCCGGGAGCGCGGCGGCAAAGGCATGAACGTGACGGTTCCATTCAAGCTGGAAGCCTGTAAGCTTGCCGGCCGTTTGACTGAGCGAGCCGATGCCGCCCAAGCGGTAAACACACTCGTATTCAACGCTGATGGGACTCTAGGCGCCAATACCGATGGCGCTGGATTGGTGCGCGACATCATGGTTAATCTGGGATTCTCTCTTACTGGCAAGCGGGTATTGTTAATGGGTGCGGGTGGAGCGGCCCGGGGTGTGGTGCTGCCGCTACTGGAACACGACCCCAGTATTCTGGCAATCGTCAATCGTACTCAACAAAAAGCGCATGCGTTACAACAGCAATTTTCCTGCTACGGAACCATTGTATCTGGCGATTACGCGGATATTCTTGGGGAAAAATTTGACCTTGTTATTAATGCCACCTCCGCCAGCCTGAAGGGCGAGCTGCCGCCGTTATCCCCAGGTATTTTCGCGGCTGAATCGCTGGCCTATGACATGATGTATGGCGATGGATATACACCTTTTCTGCAATTCGCGAAGCAACAGGGCGCATCACGTCTGGCTGACGGCATCGGTATGCTGGTGGAGCAAGCGGCGGAATCTTTCTTCCTGTGGCGTGGGGTAAGGCCGGAAACCGGGCCGATAATTAAAATGCTCAAATTACATACCTGA
- the lysA gene encoding diaminopimelate decarboxylase, producing the protein MSGFPSFDYRNGRLYGESVQLDRIAREFGTPCYVYSRAALVAAYREFDTAFGGHDHLVCYAVKANSNLAILNLFARLGSGFDIVSGGELQRVLKAGGDPQKIVFSGVGKQPSEMRAALAAGIFCFNVESEAELAVLNQVAGELNKIAPVSLRVNPDVDAKTHPYISTGLKENKFGVPFDEAEKLYASAQEFANLRISGLDCHIGSQLTKLGPFVEACGKILDLLTRLETQGLTIDHLDLGGGLGIRYSGENPPAVQDYVTALCAAIGRRNQRILIEPGRALVGNAGVLLTRVEYLKHTPHRDFAIVDAAMNDLMRPALYDAYHEILPVIANSGGDKIYQVVGPVCETGDFLGHDRKLTLAQGNLLAIMSAGAYGMSMSSNYNTRPRAAEVMVDGDRIHLIRQRESLEQLIAGEKILP; encoded by the coding sequence GTGAGCGGTTTCCCTTCATTTGACTATCGCAATGGCAGACTGTACGGCGAATCGGTTCAACTGGACCGCATTGCCCGGGAATTCGGCACACCCTGTTATGTGTATTCACGCGCGGCGCTCGTTGCGGCCTACCGGGAATTCGACACCGCTTTTGGCGGACACGACCATCTGGTGTGTTATGCGGTCAAAGCCAACTCCAATCTGGCCATTCTCAATTTATTCGCCCGTCTCGGCAGCGGCTTCGATATTGTTTCCGGGGGTGAACTTCAGCGAGTGCTGAAAGCGGGTGGTGATCCGCAAAAAATAGTATTTTCGGGAGTAGGCAAACAGCCGAGCGAAATGCGGGCGGCACTTGCCGCGGGGATATTCTGTTTCAACGTGGAATCGGAAGCGGAATTGGCCGTACTAAACCAGGTAGCAGGCGAGTTGAATAAAATCGCGCCGGTAAGCCTGCGGGTCAACCCCGATGTGGACGCAAAAACGCATCCTTACATTTCCACCGGTCTCAAGGAAAACAAATTTGGGGTGCCCTTCGACGAAGCGGAGAAGCTTTATGCCTCCGCACAAGAGTTTGCCAACTTGCGCATCAGCGGACTGGACTGCCACATAGGCTCACAATTGACCAAACTCGGTCCCTTTGTCGAAGCTTGCGGGAAAATACTTGACCTGTTGACTCGCCTTGAAACCCAGGGACTCACTATCGATCATCTGGATCTGGGCGGCGGTCTCGGGATTCGCTATTCGGGAGAAAACCCGCCAGCGGTGCAAGACTATGTCACGGCATTGTGTGCCGCGATCGGCCGGCGTAACCAGCGTATCCTGATCGAGCCCGGCCGAGCGCTGGTGGGTAATGCCGGAGTATTGCTTACGCGTGTCGAGTATCTCAAACATACCCCGCATCGGGATTTCGCTATCGTGGACGCCGCCATGAACGACCTGATGCGTCCGGCACTGTATGACGCCTACCATGAGATCCTGCCGGTTATTGCGAATAGCGGCGGCGATAAAATTTATCAGGTTGTCGGACCCGTTTGTGAAACAGGCGATTTTCTGGGGCATGACCGAAAGCTGACATTGGCGCAGGGCAATCTGCTCGCCATTATGTCCGCCGGGGCCTACGGCATGAGCATGAGTTCAAACTACAATACCCGCCCCCGCGCCGCCGAGGTCATGGTGGACGGTGACCGCATTCATCTTATTCGCCAACGCGAATCCCTGGAACAGCTAATTGCCGGCGAGAAAATTCTACCCTGA